One stretch of Amycolatopsis sp. NBC_00345 DNA includes these proteins:
- a CDS encoding endonuclease/exonuclease/phosphatase family protein, with translation MTFNVLQLPVVSAGPAGIRRAGLAAELIGDLSPDVVVLNEAFGLSAAGRIVSRLTRLGYHTTPPVGGLSGRAGWDSRAEPDSLVRRLVGGGVRVLSRHRILRQHQHVYRAYRRRTQDAWSAKGVALVELDVPGCRDAPGSPVWLAATHLQADEPPTAVRATHDVRLRQLAEVREVVSAVVPPDRAVLLAGDLNVEYYQSDVDGAPGPDPVAAAAAVGGRLTPDGPMHAPTFDGTGNPLVTPPGYRNVLDYVGYLDESGRRPVPRITTATIPFASGRAASDHYPVLAEVTWPA, from the coding sequence ATGACCTTCAACGTGCTACAGCTCCCGGTCGTCTCGGCCGGGCCGGCCGGGATCCGCCGCGCGGGCCTGGCCGCCGAGCTGATCGGCGACCTCTCCCCTGACGTCGTGGTGCTCAACGAGGCCTTCGGGCTGTCCGCGGCCGGGCGCATCGTCTCGCGGCTGACCCGCCTCGGCTACCACACGACTCCGCCGGTCGGCGGGCTGAGCGGACGGGCGGGCTGGGACAGCCGGGCCGAACCGGACTCGCTCGTGCGACGGCTGGTCGGGGGCGGTGTCCGGGTGCTGAGCCGGCACCGGATCCTCCGGCAGCACCAGCACGTCTACCGCGCTTACCGGCGCCGCACGCAGGACGCGTGGTCCGCGAAGGGCGTCGCACTGGTCGAACTCGACGTGCCGGGTTGTCGCGATGCGCCGGGTAGCCCAGTGTGGCTGGCCGCGACGCACCTGCAGGCCGACGAACCGCCGACCGCGGTGCGGGCCACCCACGACGTCCGGCTGCGCCAGCTCGCCGAGGTCCGCGAGGTCGTCTCCGCCGTGGTGCCGCCCGACCGGGCGGTACTGCTCGCGGGTGACCTCAACGTCGAGTACTACCAGTCCGATGTGGACGGTGCGCCCGGCCCCGACCCGGTGGCGGCCGCCGCCGCGGTCGGCGGACGGCTGACACCCGACGGCCCGATGCACGCCCCCACCTTCGACGGCACGGGAAACCCGCTGGTGACACCACCCGGCTACCGCAACGTGCTGGACTACGTCGGGTACCTCGACGAGAGCGGACGGCGGCCCGTCCCCCGGATCACGACGGCCACGATCCCGTTCGCGTCCGGCCGGGCCGCCAGCGACCACTACCCCGTGCTGGCCGAGGTCACCTGGCCGGCCTGA
- a CDS encoding DMT family transporter: MAVLLVLLAAAVSGLGLVLLRKANQAEPERPGFSWARLWLMIRHRPLWLAGIVTMLAEFGLHALALSQSTVTTVQLLVVMELPFTLILSQLILGGRLKYREWAAIASMTLGIVVLLLALSPHGGHADEVPLGTWLIGLTVTVAAVAGILLASRWAGRVARTALAGIAAGMGAGLIAVVVKPVTAAVGHGVGALVTTWQTWALILVSAAAFVLLQNALQAGRLVASQPGITLANPVVAVLWGVLVFHEQVRGGWWLLGAALGAVLLAVGAALLSGSPLLDGYQEAPGDEEPRTSSPVPTAGEEDPNTPDDLDVSRSYA, translated from the coding sequence GTGGCGGTCCTACTGGTGTTGCTCGCCGCCGCCGTCAGCGGACTGGGCCTTGTGCTGCTGCGCAAGGCGAACCAGGCCGAACCGGAGCGGCCCGGGTTCTCGTGGGCGCGGCTGTGGCTGATGATCCGCCATCGCCCGCTCTGGCTGGCCGGCATCGTCACCATGCTCGCCGAGTTCGGGCTGCACGCGCTCGCCCTGTCGCAGAGCACGGTCACGACGGTGCAGCTGCTGGTGGTGATGGAGCTGCCGTTCACCCTCATCCTGTCCCAGCTGATCCTCGGCGGGCGCCTGAAGTACCGGGAATGGGCGGCGATCGCCTCGATGACGCTCGGCATCGTCGTCCTGCTACTGGCCTTGTCGCCGCACGGCGGTCACGCGGACGAGGTCCCGCTGGGCACCTGGCTGATCGGGCTCACCGTGACGGTCGCGGCGGTCGCCGGGATCCTCCTGGCCTCGCGGTGGGCCGGGCGGGTGGCCAGGACGGCGCTGGCCGGGATCGCCGCCGGCATGGGGGCCGGCCTGATCGCCGTGGTGGTCAAACCGGTCACGGCGGCGGTGGGGCATGGCGTGGGGGCGCTGGTCACCACCTGGCAGACCTGGGCCCTGATCCTCGTCAGCGCCGCGGCGTTCGTGCTGTTGCAGAACGCGCTGCAGGCCGGGCGGCTGGTCGCCTCGCAGCCGGGCATCACCCTCGCCAACCCCGTGGTGGCCGTCCTCTGGGGCGTTCTCGTGTTCCACGAACAGGTCAGGGGCGGGTGGTGGCTGCTCGGCGCGGCGCTGGGAGCCGTGCTGCTCGCGGTCGGCGCGGCGCTGTTGTCGGGTTCCCCGCTGCTGGACGGTTACCAGGAAGCGCCCGGCGACGAGGAACCGCGGACGTCCTCTCCGGTGCCGACTGCCGGTGAAGAGGACCCGAACACGCCGGACGACCTGGACGTTTCACGGAGCTATGCATGA
- a CDS encoding class I SAM-dependent methyltransferase produces the protein MSQAIGWNNFVDTEAQAEHRRLLLLEQVFDPFSLRQLDDLGVKPGWKCLEVGAGAGSVARRMAELAGPGNVVATDLSLKFLGPLAELGVTVLHHDVTTDDAPGEFDLIHTRFVLDHLPAREAVIKRMASWLKPGGWLLIEIGTTMPELASHPATRRSMAVLTQVMTERVGTAADWARTLPVPLEAAGLADCAAEGSILPARGGEPLAQWLKNTTKLVEEHALTTGLITREELDEAFAMYETPSLVDYTWMTVAARGRRD, from the coding sequence ATGTCGCAGGCGATCGGCTGGAACAACTTCGTTGACACCGAGGCGCAGGCGGAGCATCGGCGCCTGCTCTTGCTGGAACAGGTCTTCGACCCGTTCAGCCTCCGGCAGCTCGACGACCTCGGGGTGAAGCCGGGCTGGAAGTGCCTTGAGGTCGGCGCCGGGGCGGGGTCGGTGGCCAGGCGGATGGCCGAGCTGGCCGGGCCGGGGAACGTGGTGGCGACGGACCTCAGCCTCAAGTTCCTCGGGCCGCTGGCCGAGCTGGGCGTGACGGTGCTGCACCACGATGTCACGACCGATGACGCGCCCGGGGAGTTCGACCTCATCCACACCCGGTTCGTGCTCGACCACCTGCCCGCGCGCGAGGCCGTGATCAAGCGGATGGCGTCGTGGCTCAAGCCCGGCGGGTGGTTGCTGATCGAGATCGGCACGACGATGCCCGAACTGGCCTCGCACCCGGCGACCCGCCGGTCCATGGCGGTGCTGACCCAGGTCATGACCGAACGCGTCGGGACCGCCGCGGACTGGGCCCGCACCCTGCCGGTCCCGCTGGAGGCGGCCGGGCTGGCCGACTGCGCGGCGGAGGGGTCGATCCTGCCGGCCAGGGGCGGGGAACCGCTGGCGCAGTGGCTCAAGAACACCACGAAGCTGGTCGAGGAGCACGCGCTGACCACGGGCTTGATCACGCGTGAAGAACTCGACGAGGCGTTCGCGATGTACGAGACACCGTCGTTGGTGGACTACACCTGGATGACCGTGGCGGCTCGCGGGCGCCGGGACTGA
- a CDS encoding cytochrome P450 → MLIDLTDEKTFSGNGFWKDLAWLRENDPVHWHPEPDGPGFWAVTRYEDALGVYHDWETFSSRNGMRLDTNPAAVAAVTQRMLIVSDPPDHSQLKRVLAKGFSPAEIPHAEDLIRRVVRELLGEALQDREIDIVDLARRVPTRVVCALMGVPREEWDWLGGTMNAAFEGEDEQSRLAAHAEIFLYFSELVTERRESPGDDFVSRIAHDRRSTSVPGETRLLSDEEIAVNCNGVLAGGNETTRYSAGGAVLALLENPSQWEKLRTAGSSILPTAIEEVLRWTTPGVHVLRTATRPARIAGTDIAAGDRVTVWNVSANRDEAAFDAPERFDLARTPNKHLSFGGGRHQCLGARLARLELSVFLEELVAGVDSIEQTGEPGYTASNFTWGVRHLPVRLTPAR, encoded by the coding sequence GTGCTGATCGACCTCACCGACGAGAAGACGTTCTCCGGCAACGGTTTCTGGAAGGACCTGGCCTGGCTGCGGGAGAACGACCCGGTGCACTGGCACCCCGAGCCCGACGGTCCGGGCTTCTGGGCGGTGACCCGGTACGAGGACGCGCTCGGCGTCTACCACGATTGGGAGACCTTCAGCTCCCGCAACGGGATGCGGCTGGACACCAACCCGGCCGCGGTGGCCGCGGTGACCCAGCGGATGCTGATCGTCTCGGACCCGCCCGACCACTCGCAGCTCAAACGCGTGCTGGCCAAGGGTTTCTCGCCGGCCGAGATCCCGCACGCCGAGGACCTGATCCGGCGGGTGGTGCGGGAGCTGCTCGGCGAGGCCCTACAGGACCGGGAGATCGACATCGTCGACCTGGCGCGACGGGTCCCGACCCGCGTCGTCTGCGCGCTGATGGGTGTCCCGCGCGAGGAATGGGACTGGCTGGGCGGCACGATGAACGCCGCCTTCGAGGGCGAGGACGAGCAGAGCCGGCTGGCCGCGCACGCCGAGATCTTCCTGTACTTCTCGGAGCTGGTGACCGAGCGGCGCGAATCCCCCGGGGACGACTTCGTCAGCCGCATCGCGCACGACCGGCGGTCCACTTCGGTGCCGGGCGAGACGCGGCTGCTGTCGGACGAGGAGATCGCGGTCAACTGCAACGGCGTCCTCGCCGGTGGCAACGAAACCACCCGTTACTCAGCCGGCGGCGCGGTGCTCGCACTGCTGGAAAACCCGTCCCAGTGGGAAAAACTCCGCACCGCGGGCAGCTCGATCCTCCCGACGGCGATCGAAGAGGTGCTCCGGTGGACCACGCCGGGGGTGCACGTCCTGCGCACCGCCACCCGTCCCGCCCGGATCGCCGGCACCGACATCGCGGCCGGTGACCGGGTCACCGTCTGGAACGTCTCGGCCAACCGCGACGAAGCCGCCTTCGACGCCCCGGAGCGGTTCGACCTGGCCCGCACCCCGAACAAGCACCTCTCGTTCGGCGGCGGACGGCACCAGTGCCTCGGTGCCCGGCTCGCGAGGCTGGAGCTGTCGGTCTTCCTCGAAGAACTCGTCGCCGGGGTCGACTCGATCGAGCAGACCGGGGAACCCGGCTACACCGCGTCGAACTTCACCTGGGGCGTCCGGCACCTGCCGGTGCGCCTGACCCCCGCCCGCTGA
- a CDS encoding amino acid adenylation domain-containing protein: protein MDRWAESTPTETAFSAPDGTLDFRGLARHTASIASALAEAGTGAGTVVGVATGRSRFAAAGLLAVWRLGATAVLLDDRHPAERLAYVLADAGVEVLLGHGVPPFTGDLPRVDPETTVETTVETDVETDAAPAPAPTSPGEIAYVVYTSGTTGRPKGVEVTYRGLGVFLTALAEIGLTPGGLGVNALSPAFDGWLWCTLLHLLHGQGTAVIDLADDRTDDVDLAQRITAIGPRTVVLTPSLMATCTDALSTAEVVVVAGERCPRGLAEQLAANHRVLNVYGPTETTMAATCADTARGDDVSTIGRALTGYQAFVLDENRRPVPPGSPGELYIGGDALARGYRNQPELTAERFVPVPGIAERLYRTGDQVSARPDGQLDYLGRTDDQVKVRGFRIELAELEKVAEELPAITTAAAFVLESGEALGLAAVVAAGHDLTAGAAMVREHCRAKLPGHLVPSMVDFVPALPATANGKVDREALARACADERASTGRAPSTPREAEVCTAWSELLERPVTDVDADFFELGGHSLLAARAVAALRRSTGIRFSITVLLANPTPAMLARELDRRTEPKTETVRPASWLVTWHPEPAQRPTLLCLAHGGAGCGRYRSWQDKLGDDVSVVGVQLPGRENRWREEHPSTMAEAAEAVVAEVAGLVAPTTPLVVFGESFGGLLGYEVARRLGERGRPPAALVIAASDPPHTWAGDDHQYGSDTVLRQLLESSSAEVQELDDDAREYTLGIMRKDGALASTFVLPAEARLDSAVHAWGGDTDKLVTPASLDEWSSYTTREFVRKQFDGGHMFGTDLAETTLPLLARLLGGTPC, encoded by the coding sequence GTGGACCGATGGGCCGAGAGCACACCCACCGAGACCGCCTTCTCCGCACCCGACGGCACCCTCGACTTCCGCGGGCTGGCCCGGCACACGGCGTCGATCGCCTCGGCGCTGGCCGAAGCCGGGACCGGGGCGGGCACCGTGGTCGGGGTGGCCACCGGCCGCTCCCGGTTCGCCGCGGCCGGCCTGCTGGCCGTCTGGCGGCTCGGAGCGACCGCCGTACTGCTCGACGACCGCCATCCGGCCGAACGGCTCGCCTACGTCCTCGCCGACGCCGGCGTCGAAGTGCTGCTGGGCCACGGGGTCCCGCCGTTCACCGGCGACCTGCCCAGGGTTGATCCCGAAACCACCGTGGAAACCACCGTGGAAACCGACGTGGAAACCGACGCCGCACCGGCGCCCGCGCCCACCTCGCCCGGCGAGATCGCCTATGTGGTCTACACCTCCGGTACCACCGGACGGCCCAAGGGCGTGGAGGTCACCTATCGCGGCCTCGGCGTTTTCCTCACGGCGCTGGCGGAGATCGGCCTCACCCCCGGCGGGCTGGGCGTCAACGCGCTGTCCCCCGCCTTCGACGGCTGGCTGTGGTGCACCCTGCTGCACCTGCTGCACGGACAGGGCACGGCGGTCATCGACCTCGCCGACGACCGCACCGACGACGTCGACCTGGCCCAGCGCATCACCGCGATCGGCCCGCGCACGGTCGTGCTGACCCCGTCCCTGATGGCCACCTGCACCGACGCGTTGTCGACCGCGGAGGTCGTGGTCGTCGCCGGTGAACGCTGCCCCCGCGGGCTCGCCGAGCAACTGGCGGCGAACCACCGCGTGCTCAATGTGTACGGCCCGACCGAAACCACCATGGCCGCGACCTGCGCCGACACCGCCCGCGGCGACGACGTGTCGACCATCGGCCGCGCGCTGACCGGCTACCAGGCCTTCGTCCTCGACGAGAACCGCCGGCCCGTCCCGCCGGGATCGCCAGGCGAGCTGTACATCGGCGGCGACGCACTCGCCCGGGGCTACCGCAACCAGCCGGAGCTGACCGCCGAACGGTTCGTGCCCGTGCCGGGGATCGCCGAACGGCTCTACCGGACCGGCGACCAGGTTTCGGCCCGGCCGGACGGTCAGCTCGACTACCTCGGCCGCACCGACGACCAGGTGAAAGTGCGGGGTTTCCGGATCGAACTGGCGGAGCTGGAGAAGGTCGCCGAGGAGCTGCCCGCGATCACCACGGCGGCCGCGTTTGTCCTGGAGTCCGGCGAAGCGCTCGGGCTCGCCGCCGTCGTGGCGGCCGGGCACGACCTCACCGCCGGGGCCGCGATGGTCCGCGAACACTGCCGCGCCAAGCTGCCCGGCCACCTGGTCCCCTCCATGGTCGACTTCGTGCCCGCGCTGCCCGCCACCGCCAACGGCAAGGTGGACCGGGAAGCGCTGGCCCGGGCGTGCGCCGACGAGCGCGCGTCGACCGGACGAGCACCGAGCACCCCCAGGGAAGCAGAGGTGTGCACCGCCTGGAGCGAGCTGCTGGAACGCCCGGTCACCGACGTCGATGCCGATTTCTTCGAGCTGGGCGGGCATTCGCTGCTCGCCGCGCGGGCGGTGGCGGCGCTGCGCCGGTCGACCGGCATCCGGTTCTCCATCACCGTCCTGCTGGCCAACCCGACCCCCGCCATGCTGGCGCGGGAGCTCGACCGGCGCACGGAGCCCAAGACCGAGACCGTGCGCCCGGCGTCCTGGCTCGTCACCTGGCACCCGGAGCCCGCCCAGCGCCCGACGCTGCTGTGCCTGGCCCACGGCGGCGCCGGCTGCGGGCGTTACCGCTCGTGGCAGGACAAGCTCGGCGACGACGTTTCCGTGGTCGGTGTCCAGCTTCCCGGGCGGGAGAACCGCTGGCGCGAGGAACATCCGTCCACAATGGCCGAAGCAGCCGAGGCCGTGGTGGCCGAGGTCGCCGGGCTGGTCGCGCCGACGACCCCGCTGGTCGTGTTCGGGGAGAGCTTCGGCGGCCTGCTGGGCTACGAGGTCGCCCGGCGGCTGGGCGAACGCGGACGGCCACCGGCCGCACTCGTGATCGCGGCCAGCGACCCCCCGCACACCTGGGCCGGCGACGACCACCAGTACGGCAGCGACACCGTTCTCCGGCAGCTGCTGGAATCCAGCTCCGCGGAGGTCCAAGAGCTCGACGATGACGCCCGCGAGTACACCCTCGGCATCATGCGCAAGGACGGCGCGCTGGCCTCGACCTTCGTCCTGCCCGCCGAAGCCCGGCTGGACTCGGCCGTCCACGCGTGGGGCGGCGACACCGACAAACTGGTCACCCCGGCTTCCCTGGACGAGTGGAGTTCCTACACCACAAGGGAGTTCGTCAGGAAGCAGTTCGACGGCGGGCACATGTTCGGCACCGACCTGGCCGAGACGACCCTGCCCCTGCTGGCGCGACTGCTCGGGGGCACTCCGTGCTGA
- a CDS encoding lysophospholipid acyltransferase family protein gives MLSLLVRFVLGPLVRVLYRPQVEGVENIPAEGPVLLASNHRAALDTGVITFTTPRQVRFLGKAEYFTGKGLKGRFIAKSLDALGYIPVERGNAQAGLAALEAGRKVLEAGGVFAIYPEGTRSLDGRLHRGHTGVAALALSTGAKVIPVALFGTEGIQPGGAKIPRPAKIKVVFGEPLDFSRYEGQDSSSAIRRSVTDEIMYMILELSGQEYVDRYHKRPDEGAA, from the coding sequence TTGCTGTCCCTGCTCGTCCGCTTCGTGCTCGGCCCACTGGTCCGCGTGCTCTACCGCCCGCAGGTCGAGGGCGTGGAGAACATCCCGGCCGAGGGCCCCGTGCTACTGGCCTCGAACCACCGGGCGGCGCTCGACACCGGCGTGATCACCTTCACCACCCCGCGTCAGGTCCGGTTCCTCGGCAAGGCGGAGTACTTCACCGGCAAGGGCCTCAAAGGACGGTTCATCGCCAAGTCCCTCGACGCGCTCGGCTACATCCCGGTCGAGCGCGGCAACGCGCAGGCCGGCCTCGCCGCGCTGGAAGCGGGCCGCAAGGTGCTGGAGGCGGGCGGCGTCTTCGCCATCTACCCCGAGGGCACGCGCTCCCTCGACGGCCGCCTGCACCGCGGCCACACCGGCGTGGCCGCGCTGGCCCTGTCGACGGGCGCCAAGGTCATCCCGGTCGCCCTGTTCGGCACCGAGGGCATCCAGCCCGGCGGCGCGAAGATCCCCCGGCCGGCCAAGATCAAGGTCGTCTTCGGCGAGCCGCTGGACTTCTCCCGGTACGAAGGCCAGGACTCCTCTTCCGCCATCCGGCGCTCGGTCACCGACGAGATCATGTACATGATTCTGGAGCTGTCCGGCCAGGAGTATGTCGACCGTTACCACAAACGCCCCGACGAGGGCGCGGCCTGA
- a CDS encoding glucosyl-3-phosphoglycerate synthase, producing the protein MTWFERRTWQEPRWAPADILAAKRGRTVSVVLPALDEERTVGGVVASVRPLLGTVVDELVVMDSGSTDATVSLAEAAGARVVRREDVLPGLAPRPGKGEVLWRSLAATSGDLVVFLDSDLVDPDPAFVPALLGPLLTEPGVHLVKGFYRRPLRLESTGGGRVTELLARPVLSALRPALADLVQPLGGEYAGTREFFESVPFAGGYGVEIGLLLDAEARHGLDALAQVNLGVRKHRNRSLLQLGVMARQILGTALGRCGVPTDAAARLTQFVQVSGEWLPDVTEVPVLDRPPMREVRAGRLRG; encoded by the coding sequence ATGACCTGGTTCGAGCGTCGCACCTGGCAGGAGCCGCGGTGGGCGCCCGCCGACATCCTCGCGGCGAAGCGTGGCCGGACGGTGTCCGTCGTGCTGCCGGCGCTCGACGAGGAGCGGACGGTCGGTGGTGTCGTCGCGTCCGTGCGGCCGCTGCTCGGCACCGTCGTCGACGAGCTGGTGGTGATGGACTCCGGCTCGACCGACGCGACGGTGTCGCTGGCCGAGGCGGCCGGCGCGCGGGTGGTACGGCGTGAGGACGTGCTGCCCGGCCTCGCGCCCCGGCCCGGCAAGGGCGAGGTGCTGTGGCGGTCGCTGGCGGCGACCAGCGGCGACCTCGTGGTGTTCCTCGACTCCGACCTGGTGGACCCGGACCCGGCGTTTGTGCCGGCGCTGCTCGGCCCGCTGCTCACCGAGCCCGGGGTGCACCTGGTCAAGGGCTTCTACCGCCGCCCGCTGCGGCTCGAGAGCACCGGCGGCGGCCGTGTGACGGAACTGCTGGCCCGGCCCGTGCTCTCGGCGCTGCGGCCGGCGCTCGCAGACCTCGTGCAGCCGCTCGGCGGGGAGTACGCGGGCACGCGCGAGTTCTTCGAGTCGGTGCCGTTCGCCGGCGGCTACGGCGTGGAGATCGGGCTGCTGCTCGACGCCGAGGCGCGCCACGGCCTCGACGCCCTCGCGCAGGTCAACCTGGGCGTTCGCAAGCACCGCAACCGCTCGCTGCTGCAGCTGGGCGTGATGGCGCGGCAGATCCTCGGCACGGCGCTCGGCCGCTGCGGCGTGCCCACGGACGCCGCCGCGCGGCTGACGCAGTTCGTGCAGGTCTCCGGGGAGTGGCTGCCCGACGTCACCGAGGTCCCGGTCCTGGACCGGCCGCCGATGCGTGAGGTACGGGCCGGCCGGCTTCGAGGGTGA
- the cydC gene encoding thiol reductant ABC exporter subunit CydC → MDIPRLLRAALLAAGAELSGLALTGTAAWLLLRAAERPPLAALTVAVIAVRVFALLRGGLRYAERLAGHEVVLRHLAELRTRVYEALLPHRVARHSGADLVTRLVSDVDAVQDAVLRLLLPAGVAGIAGLVVTTVVALVSLPAAAAVAAGLVVAALLPWPAARVTAAASAAAAPARQELAERAVELGTGRRELVAYGAEPAARAAADAVVDGLAARSRWTATWLAVLTAAGVLVQLATTAAVALLSDASVPVTAALTLSVMALFEVVLPLTGAARRLPEVRASLRRVRAVLDERPTPREDGRPGLAHLPPTSEPGLGHPQPHGEPSPGHLRLHNVGVTHPGRPPALAGVSLDLPPGRRLGILGPSGSGKTTLLHVLLAFVEPTSGHVTRDGRPLRDHDARVASGALADAHVFHTTVRENLRLAKRRATDDELLEACETAGFDLPLDRDTGPDGAALSGGQRQRLVLARAVLAAPPVLVLDEPVEGLDPEHGDEVLARVLAAAKGTVVLVTHRPEHLTGFDEVLTLEAGRPVPHASAAGPGPGPR, encoded by the coding sequence ATGGACATTCCCCGACTGCTCCGGGCGGCGCTGCTCGCCGCGGGGGCCGAGCTGTCCGGCCTCGCGCTGACCGGCACCGCGGCCTGGCTCCTGCTGCGCGCGGCGGAACGGCCGCCGCTCGCGGCGCTCACCGTGGCCGTGATCGCGGTGCGGGTGTTCGCGTTGCTGCGCGGCGGTTTGCGGTACGCGGAACGGCTCGCGGGACACGAAGTGGTACTGCGCCATCTCGCCGAACTGCGCACCCGCGTCTACGAAGCGCTGCTGCCCCATCGCGTCGCGCGGCATTCGGGCGCCGACCTCGTGACCCGGCTGGTGTCCGATGTGGACGCGGTACAGGACGCTGTGCTCCGGCTGCTGCTGCCCGCCGGGGTCGCGGGGATCGCCGGGCTCGTCGTGACGACCGTGGTCGCGCTGGTGAGCCTCCCCGCGGCCGCCGCGGTGGCCGCGGGGCTGGTCGTCGCCGCCCTGCTGCCCTGGCCGGCCGCCCGCGTCACCGCCGCGGCGTCCGCGGCCGCCGCACCGGCCCGGCAGGAACTGGCCGAACGCGCGGTCGAGCTGGGCACCGGCCGTCGTGAGCTGGTCGCGTACGGCGCCGAACCGGCGGCTCGTGCGGCCGCCGACGCCGTGGTCGACGGCCTCGCCGCCCGGTCGCGCTGGACCGCCACCTGGCTGGCCGTGCTCACCGCGGCCGGGGTGCTGGTCCAGCTCGCCACCACCGCGGCCGTCGCGCTGCTCAGCGACGCGAGTGTCCCGGTCACAGCCGCGCTGACGCTGTCCGTGATGGCGCTGTTCGAGGTTGTCCTGCCCCTCACCGGTGCCGCCCGGCGGCTGCCGGAGGTGCGCGCCTCGCTCCGCCGCGTACGCGCGGTGCTGGACGAACGGCCGACACCACGCGAGGACGGCCGGCCGGGCCTGGCGCACCTCCCACCGACCAGCGAACCGGGCCTCGGCCACCCCCAACCGCACGGCGAACCAAGCCCCGGCCACCTCCGACTCCACAACGTCGGCGTCACCCACCCCGGCCGCCCGCCGGCGCTCGCGGGCGTCAGCCTCGACCTGCCGCCGGGCCGGCGCCTCGGCATCCTCGGCCCGTCAGGCTCGGGCAAAACAACGCTGCTGCACGTCCTGCTCGCCTTCGTCGAGCCGACGTCCGGCCACGTCACCCGCGACGGCCGCCCGCTGCGGGACCACGACGCCCGGGTCGCCTCCGGGGCGCTCGCCGACGCGCACGTCTTCCACACCACCGTCCGCGAGAACCTCCGCCTGGCCAAACGGCGCGCGACCGACGACGAACTGCTCGAAGCCTGCGAGACCGCGGGCTTCGACCTGCCGCTGGACCGCGACACCGGACCCGACGGCGCCGCGCTGTCCGGCGGCCAGCGTCAGCGCCTGGTGCTGGCCCGCGCCGTGCTCGCCGCGCCGCCGGTGCTCGTGCTGGACGAGCCGGTGGAGGGCCTCGACCCCGAGCACGGCGACGAGGTGCTGGCCCGGGTGCTGGCCGCCGCGAAGGGGACCGTCGTGCTCGTCACGCACCGGCCCGAGCACCTGACCGGGTTCGACGAGGTGCTCACCCTCGAAGCCGGCCGGCCCGTACCTCACGCATCGGCGGCCGGTCCAGGACCGGGACCTCGGTGA